The candidate division KSB1 bacterium DNA window GCTTTTCCGAATTGACATGAAAAATCACCACGGGAGTGTCCCATGAAAGCAAAAGTAAATGGCGTGACCTTGGCATATGATGACCACGGCAAAGGCCTGCCGGTGGTTTTGCTGCACGGCTTTCCGCTGAATCGCAAGATTTGGGAGCCGCAGGTGCAGGCGCTGGCGCCATACTGCCGCGTCATCACGCCCGATTTGCGCGGCCATGGCGAAAGCGAGGCGCCGGCGGGCATCTACACCATGGCCACCATGGCTGCCGATGTTGCCGCATTGTTGCAATTCCTGCAATGCGGGCCGGCAGTGATCGCCGGCCATTCCATGGGGGGTTATATTCTGCTGACGCTCTACCGGCATCATCCGCAGGTGGTGAAGGGACTGGTGCTGGTGAGCACGCGCGCGGTGGCTGATGCCCCGCAGGGCCGCGTCAATCGCCAAGCCATGGCACGGCGCGCCGAGGAGGAGCAGAGCAGCCGCGTGGCAGTCGAGACGATGCTGCCCAACATGATGGCGCCGGCTTCGCTTGCCATACGGCCCAATCTGCGC harbors:
- a CDS encoding alpha/beta hydrolase, with the protein product MKAKVNGVTLAYDDHGKGLPVVLLHGFPLNRKIWEPQVQALAPYCRVITPDLRGHGESEAPAGIYTMATMAADVAALLQFLQCGPAVIAGHSMGGYILLTLYRHHPQVVKGLVLVSTRAVADAPQGRVNRQAMARRAEEEQSSRVAVETMLPNMMAPASLAIRPNLRHELEAMMAATSVNGIIGAQRGMAERPDSSDLLPRISVPTLIIAGTADALIPFAESQRMAQMIPGAELHLLADAGHLPSLEKPEEFTAVLQAWLQKIQ